The Pirellulimonas nuda genome includes a region encoding these proteins:
- a CDS encoding HEAT repeat domain-containing protein produces the protein MLLARWCVLVCLLWTPVAAWGQLSPTDAQRYAEVDALASSDTPLAGDTLVELSRSDNAQLRWRAARAIGLRGAPTKPESEALVTLLADKDPVVQSHAAIALARIGEASPEAIDLLVAQAASPDQRVAVNAIRVLRSLAVPPERLVEAIEKVLESDNESAMAFVVEAVVESGAKATPLLIEALGRDRAAYWAAVAIAQIGPDAADTTAALAKVVAESADPLNVKQALVALAEIGPAAVAAAPAIEARAQRATENPVRIAAAYALGSLGDSSASGWLRTAVKDPSPMLSMVSSWALARLHPDDPDAMQRAVSVLVRRLSSPISTVRLTAATGLKSLDAPPQMVRDAIMQQLASSPAAPREGDVQPGRELMAEALASLGADATPAATRALGEPHLRALAIDVLGRLGPEAAAAATELAPLAASEDAGEAVRAQFALAAIGPAAGEATLDIVANLASDDQDVRESALFALRSIGPAAAEAVPALLARIEKAEAFDRCAAAWALARIAPRDAKVLRAVRPVFEEALGSKELGCRIQTLLAIRDLGPAGAAYAERVAELAKADPSEEVRSLAREQIKP, from the coding sequence ATGCTCCTCGCCCGCTGGTGTGTGCTGGTTTGTCTGCTGTGGACCCCCGTGGCGGCCTGGGGGCAGTTGAGCCCCACGGACGCCCAGCGCTACGCCGAGGTCGACGCGCTCGCCTCGAGCGACACGCCGCTCGCCGGCGACACGCTGGTCGAGCTCTCGCGCAGCGACAACGCCCAGCTCCGCTGGCGTGCCGCCCGGGCCATCGGCCTGCGCGGGGCGCCCACCAAGCCCGAGAGCGAGGCGCTGGTCACGCTGCTGGCCGATAAAGACCCCGTGGTGCAGTCGCACGCGGCCATCGCGCTGGCCCGGATCGGCGAGGCCTCGCCCGAGGCGATCGACCTGCTGGTGGCCCAGGCCGCCTCGCCCGACCAGCGGGTGGCGGTGAACGCGATCCGCGTGTTGCGCAGCCTGGCGGTCCCGCCGGAGCGGCTGGTCGAGGCGATCGAGAAGGTGCTGGAGTCGGACAACGAGTCGGCCATGGCGTTTGTGGTCGAGGCGGTCGTCGAGTCGGGCGCCAAGGCGACCCCGCTCTTGATCGAGGCCCTGGGGCGCGACCGCGCCGCGTACTGGGCCGCGGTGGCCATCGCCCAGATCGGCCCCGACGCCGCCGACACCACCGCCGCGCTGGCCAAGGTGGTGGCCGAGTCTGCGGACCCGCTCAACGTCAAGCAGGCGCTGGTGGCCCTGGCCGAGATCGGCCCCGCCGCGGTCGCCGCGGCGCCCGCCATCGAGGCCCGCGCCCAGCGCGCCACGGAGAACCCGGTGCGGATCGCGGCCGCCTACGCGCTGGGCTCGCTGGGGGATTCTTCCGCCAGCGGCTGGCTCCGCACCGCGGTGAAAGACCCCAGCCCGATGCTGTCGATGGTCTCTAGCTGGGCGCTGGCCCGGCTGCACCCGGACGACCCCGACGCCATGCAGCGCGCGGTGTCGGTCTTGGTGCGGCGGCTCTCGAGCCCCATCAGCACGGTCCGGCTGACCGCGGCGACGGGGCTCAAGAGCCTCGACGCCCCGCCGCAAATGGTCCGCGACGCAATCATGCAACAACTAGCCAGCAGCCCGGCCGCGCCCCGCGAGGGGGACGTCCAGCCCGGACGCGAGCTGATGGCCGAGGCGCTGGCGAGCCTCGGCGCGGACGCCACGCCGGCCGCCACGCGGGCGCTGGGCGAGCCCCACCTGCGGGCGTTGGCGATCGACGTGCTGGGCCGGCTCGGCCCCGAGGCGGCCGCCGCCGCGACCGAGCTTGCGCCGCTGGCCGCGAGCGAAGACGCCGGCGAGGCGGTCCGTGCGCAGTTCGCTCTGGCGGCCATCGGCCCCGCCGCCGGCGAGGCGACGCTGGACATCGTCGCCAACCTCGCCAGCGACGACCAGGACGTACGCGAGAGCGCGCTCTTCGCCCTGCGCAGCATCGGCCCGGCCGCCGCCGAGGCGGTGCCGGCGCTGTTGGCCCGGATCGAGAAGGCCGAGGCCTTCGACCGCTGCGCGGCCGCGTGGGCGCTGGCGCGGATCGCGCCGCGCGACGCCAAGGTGCTGCGTGCGGTGCGGCCCGTGTTTGAAGAGGCGCTGGGCTCGAAGGAGCTGGGCTGCCGGATCCAAACGCTGCTGGCGATCCGCGACCTCGGCCCCGCCGGCGCGGCGTACGCCGAGCGGGTAGCGGAGCTGGCTAAGGCCGATCCCAGCGAAGAGGTCCGCAGCCTCGCCCGCGAGCAAATCAAGCCGTAG
- a CDS encoding PIN domain-containing protein: protein MIEPSLLDTDILSDILKGRNQVVTDNADAYLKLHGRFAISDFTRFEVVRGLRWQKATAKLTSFDRLCQSMIIFPVTAKILDRAAELWADGASQGKPKMDADLIIAATALIHGRVLVTGNVGHFGSIRVSCG from the coding sequence GTGATTGAACCCTCTCTGCTGGATACGGATATTCTGTCGGATATTCTTAAGGGGCGGAACCAAGTAGTCACCGACAATGCCGACGCCTACCTCAAGCTCCACGGCCGGTTTGCGATATCCGACTTCACCCGTTTCGAGGTTGTGCGGGGCCTGCGGTGGCAAAAGGCGACCGCGAAGCTAACCTCCTTCGACCGGCTCTGCCAGTCGATGATCATCTTCCCCGTCACGGCTAAGATACTTGATCGAGCGGCCGAGCTGTGGGCAGACGGGGCCTCGCAGGGCAAGCCAAAGATGGACGCCGACCTTATCATTGCAGCAACGGCGCTCATCCACGGGCGAGTGCTAGTGACCGGCAACGTCGGCCATTTCGGGTCCATCCGGGTTTCTTGTGGGTAG